A region from the Polyangium spumosum genome encodes:
- a CDS encoding YkgJ family cysteine cluster protein, which translates to MSAPPVERPVWRRFRPRWLARAAAWVRAGGHAAIVNERDTVEVLLGLDERGKLSELGLWALLSIEQRRFRRVKTGPAEGLALVRIRPKFRRAVLDWCVRDAMHEEPRRRVPFDCTTCAACCHDADVRLDENDLARFRAAGRIDLTRRAYVKRTRDGRVSLRFAEDGRCQLLGSDKLCTIYEIRPENCRAFVAGSEACLSAREETLGLRDGAPWDEDVELIR; encoded by the coding sequence ATGTCGGCACCCCCCGTGGAGCGTCCCGTCTGGCGCAGATTCCGACCGCGCTGGCTCGCGCGCGCCGCGGCCTGGGTGCGCGCGGGCGGGCACGCGGCGATCGTGAACGAGCGGGACACGGTGGAGGTCCTGCTCGGCCTGGATGAACGGGGAAAGCTCTCCGAGCTCGGGCTCTGGGCCCTGCTCTCCATCGAGCAGCGGCGCTTCCGCCGCGTGAAGACGGGCCCGGCCGAGGGGCTCGCGCTCGTGCGGATCCGGCCGAAGTTCCGGCGCGCCGTGCTCGACTGGTGCGTGCGCGATGCGATGCACGAGGAGCCGCGGCGCCGGGTCCCGTTTGATTGCACGACGTGCGCGGCCTGCTGCCACGACGCCGACGTGCGACTCGACGAGAACGACCTCGCGCGTTTCCGCGCCGCCGGCCGCATCGACCTCACCCGCCGGGCCTACGTCAAGCGGACCCGCGACGGGCGCGTGAGCTTGCGCTTCGCGGAGGACGGCCGATGCCAGTTGCTCGGCTCCGACAAGCTCTGCACGATATACGAGATTCGCCCCGAGAACTGCCGCGCGTTCGTGGCGGGCAGCGAGGCGTGTTTGTCGGCGCGGGAGGAGACGTTGGGGCTCCGGGACGGAGCCCCGTGGGACGAGGACGTCGAGCTGATTCGTTAG
- a CDS encoding bifunctional serine/threonine-protein kinase/formylglycine-generating enzyme family protein gives MSEPEKNRDPFQLCGTTIEGKYRVTQVIGDGGFGVVYRGEHIGFGESIAIKCLKLPAELGEKQRAQFLEQLREEGRLLHRLSRVTSGIVQALDVGAFVTQNGTWVPYLVLEWLEGETLGELIKSQSSRGGMNTAEAIGLLEPAARALAVAHAQKIAHRDVKPANLFVTDVGGKRTVKVLDFGIAKVLTEHASFTEALAATRQGPTAFTPRYGAPEQFNKQRGATGPWTDVFALALIFVELVSARKALEGDDPTELYIIAADPSMRPTPRARGAQVSEAVERVIERALSVEPKHRYPDAGAFWDALVAAATGEGAGASRVSSPDKLAALPPTIQEAHADSLLSTAEFAEKKQLGVVTEQRSGAGGLRSSDPFGPTEAAPTIAKPGARPAGADATRDRDPMAETPLGERLPQPSQTGPKQPSATPLPTRDNTERTGLDATGMPQGKNKPVWPWLVGALLVGGGALGYTLLTMGSPKGKPTDKPVASATASVKGRPSAVPSPTQPTALASASASASAMPSASAAAPFVPPRDMVLVAPGTAKLGEGPDQREVTLTKGFYLDVMEVTTGQYRACVTAGKCPSAKQVVLPPESAAQLMAAADAEEDPAAKVKPEEFAQAWTPKCNDTRDAAEHPINCVTHAAAVAYCSFRERRLPTEAEWELAARGTAARIFPWGEGAPTCNRACFDRNGKCIEGSEGVATCPAGGRPRDRTPDGLFDMGGNVAEWVADGYASPPPAGADPFGPTSVPMRVVRGGSFLDAANHIRASHRIGIVPNTAHVTIGFRCALDAPPEPEPAPTPAP, from the coding sequence ATGTCGGAGCCCGAAAAGAACCGCGATCCCTTCCAGCTCTGCGGCACCACCATCGAGGGCAAGTACCGCGTCACCCAGGTGATCGGCGACGGCGGCTTCGGCGTCGTCTACCGCGGCGAGCACATCGGTTTCGGCGAGAGCATCGCGATCAAGTGCTTGAAGCTGCCCGCGGAGCTCGGCGAGAAGCAACGCGCCCAGTTCCTCGAGCAGCTCCGCGAGGAGGGGCGGCTCTTGCACCGGCTCTCACGCGTCACGTCGGGCATCGTGCAGGCGCTCGACGTCGGCGCGTTCGTCACGCAGAACGGCACGTGGGTCCCCTACCTCGTGCTCGAGTGGCTCGAAGGCGAGACGCTCGGCGAGCTCATCAAGAGCCAGAGCTCGCGCGGGGGCATGAACACGGCCGAGGCGATCGGCCTGCTCGAGCCGGCGGCGCGCGCGCTCGCCGTCGCCCACGCGCAGAAGATCGCGCACCGCGACGTGAAGCCCGCGAACCTCTTCGTCACGGACGTCGGCGGCAAGCGCACCGTGAAGGTGCTCGACTTCGGCATCGCCAAGGTGCTCACGGAGCACGCGAGCTTCACCGAGGCGCTCGCCGCGACGAGGCAAGGGCCAACCGCGTTCACGCCGCGGTACGGCGCGCCCGAGCAGTTCAACAAGCAACGCGGCGCAACCGGGCCGTGGACCGACGTCTTCGCGCTCGCGTTGATCTTCGTGGAGCTCGTGAGCGCGCGCAAGGCGCTCGAGGGCGACGATCCGACGGAGCTCTACATCATCGCGGCGGATCCGAGCATGCGGCCGACGCCTCGCGCGCGCGGCGCGCAGGTGAGCGAGGCCGTGGAGCGCGTGATCGAGCGGGCGCTCAGCGTGGAGCCGAAGCACCGCTACCCCGACGCAGGCGCGTTCTGGGACGCGCTCGTCGCGGCCGCGACGGGCGAAGGCGCGGGCGCGAGCCGGGTTTCGTCCCCGGACAAACTCGCGGCGCTGCCGCCGACGATCCAGGAGGCACACGCCGACAGCCTGCTCTCGACGGCCGAGTTCGCCGAGAAGAAGCAGCTCGGCGTGGTCACGGAGCAAAGGAGCGGGGCGGGGGGCCTGCGCAGCAGCGACCCGTTCGGGCCCACCGAGGCCGCGCCGACGATCGCGAAGCCGGGCGCGAGGCCGGCCGGCGCCGACGCCACGCGGGATCGGGATCCGATGGCGGAGACGCCGCTCGGCGAGCGCTTGCCGCAGCCCTCGCAGACGGGTCCGAAGCAGCCGAGCGCGACGCCGCTGCCGACACGAGACAACACGGAGCGGACCGGGCTCGACGCGACGGGGATGCCGCAGGGGAAAAACAAGCCGGTCTGGCCCTGGCTCGTCGGCGCGCTTCTCGTGGGCGGCGGGGCGCTCGGCTACACGCTGCTCACGATGGGCTCGCCGAAGGGCAAGCCCACGGACAAACCCGTCGCGAGCGCGACCGCGAGCGTGAAAGGGAGACCCTCGGCCGTGCCGAGCCCGACGCAGCCGACGGCCCTCGCCAGCGCGAGCGCGAGCGCATCGGCGATGCCCTCGGCCTCGGCCGCCGCGCCCTTCGTGCCGCCGCGGGACATGGTCCTCGTCGCGCCCGGCACGGCCAAGCTCGGCGAGGGCCCGGATCAGCGCGAGGTGACGCTCACGAAGGGGTTTTACCTCGACGTGATGGAGGTGACGACGGGGCAGTACCGCGCGTGCGTCACGGCCGGCAAATGCCCGTCGGCGAAGCAGGTCGTGTTGCCGCCGGAGAGCGCGGCGCAGCTCATGGCGGCGGCCGACGCGGAGGAAGATCCCGCCGCGAAGGTCAAGCCCGAGGAGTTCGCGCAGGCGTGGACGCCCAAATGCAACGACACGCGCGACGCGGCCGAGCACCCGATCAACTGCGTCACGCACGCGGCGGCCGTAGCCTACTGCTCGTTCCGCGAGCGCCGTTTGCCCACGGAGGCCGAGTGGGAGCTCGCCGCGCGTGGCACGGCGGCTCGGATCTTCCCCTGGGGTGAAGGTGCGCCGACGTGCAACCGCGCCTGCTTCGATCGCAACGGCAAGTGCATCGAGGGCAGCGAGGGCGTGGCGACGTGCCCCGCGGGCGGAAGGCCCCGCGATCGCACGCCCGACGGCCTCTTCGACATGGGCGGCAACGTGGCCGAGTGGGTCGCCGACGGTTACGCGTCGCCGCCGCCCGCGGGCGCCGATCCGTTCGGCCCGACCAGCGTGCCCATGCGGGTCGTGCGGGGCGGCAGCTTCCTCGACGCGGCGAACCACATCCGGGCGAGCCACCGCATCGGCATCGTCCCGAACACGGCGCACGTCACGATCGGGTTCCGTTGCGCGCTCGACGCGCCGCCCGAGCCCGAGCCTGCGCCCACGCCCGCGCCCTGA
- a CDS encoding TlpA disulfide reductase family protein — MTGRSNAVTAPNGGGATSPASAAPSTKPATPAAPRKLCADTTARPAPKGALKTAAAPGAAALPANISFGVGKWVWVNLWAAWCGPCKEEMPRLQNFQSRLRNAGVMIDLAFVSLDDDERQLARFLEAQGQAGVRASYWLPEGGGRDSWTAALGVKDAGNLPVHALFAPSGQLACLIQGAVEDGDYQAIVDIVGGKK, encoded by the coding sequence GTGACCGGTCGTAGCAATGCGGTCACCGCGCCGAATGGCGGGGGCGCGACGAGCCCCGCCTCGGCCGCGCCGTCCACGAAGCCGGCGACGCCCGCCGCGCCTCGCAAGCTCTGCGCCGACACGACGGCGCGCCCGGCGCCGAAGGGCGCGTTGAAGACGGCGGCCGCCCCGGGGGCCGCGGCGCTGCCGGCGAACATTTCGTTCGGCGTGGGCAAGTGGGTCTGGGTGAACCTCTGGGCGGCCTGGTGTGGGCCGTGCAAAGAGGAAATGCCCCGGCTCCAGAACTTCCAGAGCCGGCTGCGCAACGCCGGGGTGATGATCGACCTCGCGTTCGTCTCGCTCGACGACGACGAGCGACAGCTCGCCCGGTTCCTGGAGGCGCAAGGCCAGGCGGGCGTGCGCGCCTCCTACTGGCTGCCCGAGGGCGGCGGGCGGGATAGCTGGACCGCGGCGCTCGGGGTCAAGGACGCGGGCAACCTGCCCGTCCACGCGCTTTTCGCCCCCAGCGGTCAGCTCGCCTGCCTGATCCAGGGGGCCGTCGAAGACGGGGACTACCAGGCGATCGTCGACATCGTCGGCGGGAAAAAATGA
- a CDS encoding vitamin K epoxide reductase family protein has protein sequence MTSAARRWPSALALVASLIGLVFGGLSTLDYSRHLDRQVHDIHCSFIPGLAAGGAGESACRAAMYSPYSALFRDRYWGGVPISLFAVGAFAFLAAYALYLLLAGPTAPRRAAQFYGAVSLTPLVVSGLMFAISALKLGQYCKTCVGIYVASVLLAVAGVGILLDARAKGAAPAAEGGAEGAPAAGRPTGSLWLVPAWLVALGVFTITPALLYLSALPSYASYISGCGKLAKPAEDNSALLRHTPAGARQQATLFVDPLCPTCKAFHQRLEADAIFERLDTTIVLFPLDNECNWMLDRPLHPGACLVSKAVLCGENRAVDVLAWAYDNQERLLEGAKSPAGLATVRSAIREKWSHLDACIDSKETKLRLDKMLRYIVDNKLQVSTPQLFLGDTRLCDEDSDIGLAYSIRKLAPNLGMR, from the coding sequence ATGACCAGCGCAGCTCGTCGCTGGCCCTCGGCTCTGGCGCTCGTCGCCTCGCTGATCGGGCTCGTCTTTGGGGGGTTGTCGACGCTCGATTATTCGAGGCACCTCGACCGCCAGGTCCACGACATTCACTGCTCGTTCATCCCCGGGCTCGCCGCGGGCGGGGCGGGGGAGAGCGCTTGCCGCGCGGCGATGTACAGCCCGTACTCCGCGCTGTTCCGCGACAGGTACTGGGGCGGCGTGCCGATCTCGCTGTTCGCGGTCGGCGCCTTCGCGTTCCTCGCGGCCTACGCGCTTTACCTCCTGCTCGCGGGCCCCACGGCCCCGCGCCGCGCCGCGCAGTTCTACGGCGCCGTGAGCCTGACGCCGCTCGTCGTCTCGGGCCTGATGTTCGCGATCTCGGCGCTGAAGCTCGGGCAATATTGCAAGACGTGCGTGGGCATCTACGTCGCCTCCGTCCTGCTCGCCGTGGCCGGGGTCGGGATCCTGCTCGACGCGCGGGCGAAGGGGGCGGCGCCCGCGGCCGAGGGGGGCGCGGAGGGCGCTCCTGCTGCGGGGCGGCCCACGGGCTCGCTCTGGCTCGTGCCGGCCTGGCTCGTGGCGCTCGGGGTCTTCACGATCACGCCCGCGTTGCTCTACCTGAGCGCGCTGCCGAGTTACGCCTCGTACATCAGCGGCTGCGGCAAGCTCGCGAAGCCCGCCGAGGACAATAGCGCGCTCCTGCGGCACACGCCGGCCGGGGCGAGGCAGCAGGCGACGCTCTTCGTCGATCCACTTTGCCCGACCTGCAAGGCGTTCCACCAGCGCCTCGAGGCCGACGCGATCTTCGAGCGCCTCGACACGACGATCGTGCTCTTCCCGCTCGACAACGAGTGCAACTGGATGCTCGACCGCCCGCTGCACCCGGGGGCCTGCCTGGTCTCGAAGGCCGTGCTTTGCGGGGAGAACCGCGCGGTGGACGTGCTCGCGTGGGCCTACGACAACCAGGAGCGGCTGCTCGAGGGCGCGAAATCACCGGCGGGCCTCGCCACCGTGCGCTCGGCCATCCGGGAGAAATGGTCCCACCTCGACGCGTGTATCGATTCCAAGGAGACGAAGCTCCGGCTCGACAAGATGCTCCGTTACATCGTGGACAACAAGCTGCAGGTCTCGACGCCTCAGCTTTTCCTCGGCGACACGCGGCTCTGTGACGAGGACAGCGACATCGGCCTCGCCTACAGCATCCGCAAGCTCGCGCCGAACCTGGGGATGCGATGA
- a CDS encoding EF-hand domain-containing protein, producing MASRRLAQGLVVLATIAAASVAGAQGQGPEEPTLLDHAFFGLDTDGNGRIDRSEASTQLNMLVGAIFFEADRDADGVVSAEEAQATTASMPGLSQALGAVTGRMTGEELDALEGRIGLQWGEPITAGEAREAADRAVDELFVLMDRDEDGMISRRELHEGVRALLPDRGRQTR from the coding sequence ATGGCATCACGGAGGTTGGCGCAGGGGCTCGTCGTGCTGGCGACGATCGCGGCGGCGAGCGTGGCGGGGGCGCAGGGGCAAGGGCCGGAGGAGCCCACCCTGCTCGATCACGCATTCTTCGGGCTCGACACGGACGGCAATGGGAGGATCGATCGGTCGGAGGCGAGCACGCAGCTCAACATGCTCGTGGGCGCGATCTTCTTCGAGGCCGACAGGGACGCGGACGGCGTGGTCTCGGCCGAGGAGGCGCAAGCGACGACGGCGTCGATGCCGGGGCTGTCCCAGGCGCTCGGCGCGGTGACGGGGCGGATGACGGGCGAGGAGCTCGACGCGCTGGAGGGGCGCATCGGGCTGCAATGGGGCGAGCCGATCACGGCCGGGGAGGCGCGCGAGGCGGCCGACCGCGCCGTCGACGAGCTGTTCGTCCTGATGGATCGTGACGAGGACGGGATGATCTCGCGCAGGGAGCTTCACGAGGGTGTGCGGGCGTTGCTCCCGGACAGGGGGCGACAGACGCGTTGA
- a CDS encoding biopolymer transporter ExbD: protein MNQTVSMRITSLLLLLPCLAACQASAPTPPVQPLPVPTLKVVPAVPYDLPRAAEWADVVMVSNVGLDANGAMTLDGKPISSDDAFRRAATRAREQTPDLRILIHADARVPWRYVVHVMTLLKQSGIQRFAFGVVKPSTGALALGSPPPAAPNAWDCPFPKAADAAEIDEATVVLTVAVSAEGAAEWVQIKSDPGHGFGMAAAQCAMLRRYAPGRDDEGRPKAAVTPPIRVRFMR, encoded by the coding sequence GTGAACCAAACGGTCTCCATGCGAATCACGTCGCTGCTCCTCTTGCTCCCGTGCCTCGCCGCGTGCCAGGCCAGCGCGCCGACGCCGCCCGTGCAGCCGCTCCCCGTGCCGACGCTGAAGGTGGTACCGGCCGTCCCCTACGACCTGCCGCGGGCCGCGGAGTGGGCGGACGTCGTCATGGTCTCGAATGTCGGGCTCGACGCGAATGGCGCGATGACGCTCGATGGGAAGCCGATCTCGTCGGACGACGCGTTCCGGAGGGCGGCGACGCGCGCGCGTGAGCAGACCCCGGATCTCCGGATCCTCATCCACGCCGACGCGCGGGTCCCGTGGCGATACGTCGTGCACGTGATGACTCTCCTGAAGCAATCCGGCATTCAGAGGTTCGCCTTCGGCGTCGTCAAGCCGAGCACAGGCGCCCTGGCCCTGGGCAGCCCACCCCCCGCGGCCCCGAATGCGTGGGATTGCCCCTTCCCGAAAGCGGCCGACGCCGCAGAGATCGACGAGGCCACCGTCGTGCTCACGGTCGCCGTGAGCGCCGAGGGAGCGGCGGAGTGGGTGCAAATCAAGAGCGACCCGGGCCACGGGTTCGGGATGGCCGCGGCGCAATGCGCGATGCTGAGGAGATACGCGCCCGGGCGTGACGACGAGGGAAGACCCAAAGCGGCGGTGACGCCGCCGATCCGGGTCCGGTTCATGCGATAG
- a CDS encoding protein kinase domain-containing protein produces MNASPKTELFPGSIFHGHYQIVRTINAGAMGVVYEVLDQKTRRRRALKVMLPSIIQNEEMRERFKLEATITAEIVSDHLVETFDAGVDPETGAPFLTMELLQGDDLANLLHERGRYAAAELVTLLWQIARALDKTHAAGIVHRDLKPENLFVTYRDDGSPRVKVLDFGIAKMVAQAEAADRHTRNLGTPPYMSPEQITGDGTIGPRSDLYALGHIAYALLVGQPYWMEESKTSETVYAFLMTMMQGAKELPTRRAKRYGLSLPEPFDAWFGQATAVDPAARFERASDQIAALAAALGVDLPDGKPAAPVPAKPPSNANKKLGLLVAVAIAALLLGVALVIVFARRPADEPASSTHIAPAASTHAAPPEPPPPPPAPPTTTPETAASALPSALPSGSSRAKPPSGKAPSKPATKPSLYDQLKTL; encoded by the coding sequence GTGAACGCCTCCCCGAAAACGGAGCTATTTCCTGGCTCGATTTTCCACGGTCACTACCAGATCGTGCGTACGATCAACGCTGGGGCGATGGGCGTCGTCTACGAGGTCCTCGACCAGAAGACGCGGCGGCGGCGCGCGCTCAAGGTGATGCTGCCGAGCATCATCCAGAACGAGGAGATGCGCGAGCGCTTCAAGCTCGAGGCCACGATCACCGCGGAGATCGTGAGCGATCACCTCGTCGAGACCTTCGACGCCGGCGTCGACCCGGAGACGGGCGCGCCGTTCCTCACGATGGAGCTGCTCCAGGGCGACGACCTCGCGAACCTCTTGCACGAGCGCGGCAGGTACGCCGCGGCGGAGCTCGTCACGCTCCTCTGGCAGATCGCGCGTGCCCTCGACAAGACCCACGCGGCGGGCATCGTGCACCGTGATCTCAAGCCCGAGAACCTGTTCGTCACGTACCGCGACGACGGCTCGCCGCGCGTGAAGGTGCTCGATTTTGGCATCGCGAAAATGGTCGCGCAGGCCGAGGCCGCGGACCGGCACACGCGCAACCTCGGCACGCCGCCCTACATGTCCCCCGAGCAGATCACGGGGGACGGCACGATCGGGCCTCGCTCCGACCTGTATGCGCTCGGGCATATCGCTTATGCATTACTCGTCGGGCAGCCTTACTGGATGGAGGAGTCGAAGACGAGCGAGACGGTGTATGCGTTCCTGATGACGATGATGCAGGGCGCGAAGGAGCTGCCCACGCGGCGCGCGAAGCGATACGGCCTGAGCTTGCCCGAGCCGTTCGACGCGTGGTTCGGCCAGGCGACCGCGGTGGACCCTGCGGCGCGATTCGAGCGTGCTTCCGATCAGATCGCCGCGCTCGCGGCGGCGCTCGGCGTGGATCTCCCGGACGGCAAGCCGGCCGCGCCCGTCCCCGCGAAGCCCCCTTCGAACGCGAACAAAAAGCTCGGGCTGCTCGTCGCCGTCGCCATTGCGGCGCTGCTCCTCGGCGTGGCGCTCGTCATCGTCTTCGCCCGGCGGCCCGCGGACGAGCCCGCCTCCTCCACGCATATCGCCCCTGCCGCGAGCACCCATGCGGCGCCGCCCGAGCCGCCGCCGCCGCCTCCCGCGCCGCCCACGACCACGCCCGAGACGGCGGCGTCGGCGCTCCCCTCGGCTCTGCCTTCTGGCTCGTCCCGCGCGAAGCCTCCCTCCGGCAAGGCCCCCTCGAAGCCCGCCACCAAGCCATCCTTGTATGACCAGCTCAAGACGCTTTAG
- a CDS encoding YgfZ/GcvT domain-containing protein produces the protein MSDHDLSTLRRALHEGALLLRAPELGTLSIRGKDRQTWLNGMITCDLAPLKAGQGAYGFAVQKTGKILAELRVLIDDDHILVSAPRDRIGALTEHFDHYVIMEDVELEDTSAEVAWIVAHGPAAKELPALARAHGALAAASMDMSGKGGAVFAFEPAKVDAALERLAQKELGQQGSAPVLVADEASWEALRVEIGLGRWGKDYTDENYPQEASLEPYAVSFQKGCYLGQEVVFMLQARGHAKKKLVPISIEGDAELAPSAEITDAAGKVIGNVTSVAKGPDAGRVVALAYVKYKHATKGTALLVAGRAAVVA, from the coding sequence ATGAGCGACCACGACCTCTCCACGCTCCGCCGCGCCCTCCACGAAGGCGCGCTCCTCCTCCGCGCCCCCGAGCTCGGGACGCTCTCGATCCGCGGCAAGGATCGACAAACCTGGCTGAACGGCATGATCACCTGCGACCTCGCGCCGCTCAAAGCAGGGCAAGGCGCGTACGGGTTCGCCGTCCAGAAGACGGGAAAGATCCTCGCCGAGCTGCGTGTCCTGATCGACGACGATCACATCCTCGTGAGCGCGCCGCGCGATCGGATCGGGGCGCTGACCGAGCACTTCGATCACTACGTGATCATGGAGGATGTCGAGCTCGAGGACACGAGCGCGGAGGTCGCGTGGATCGTCGCGCATGGGCCCGCGGCGAAGGAGCTGCCAGCGCTCGCGCGCGCGCACGGCGCCCTCGCCGCCGCGTCCATGGACATGTCGGGCAAGGGCGGGGCGGTCTTCGCGTTCGAGCCCGCGAAGGTGGACGCCGCGCTCGAACGGTTGGCGCAGAAAGAGTTGGGGCAGCAAGGATCCGCGCCGGTGCTCGTCGCCGACGAGGCGTCGTGGGAGGCGCTGCGCGTGGAGATCGGCCTCGGGCGCTGGGGCAAGGATTATACGGACGAGAACTATCCGCAGGAGGCGTCGCTCGAGCCCTACGCGGTCTCGTTCCAGAAGGGCTGTTACCTCGGGCAGGAGGTCGTCTTCATGCTGCAAGCGCGCGGGCACGCGAAGAAGAAGCTCGTGCCGATCTCGATCGAGGGCGACGCGGAGCTCGCGCCTTCCGCGGAGATCACCGACGCCGCCGGGAAGGTGATCGGCAACGTGACGAGCGTGGCGAAGGGGCCCGATGCGGGGCGCGTCGTGGCGCTCGCGTACGTGAAGTACAAGCACGCGACGAAGGGGACGGCGCTGTTGGTGGCGGGGCGAGCGGCCGTGGTCGCCTGA
- a CDS encoding Glu/Leu/Phe/Val family dehydrogenase, translated as MDNQPTVNTAGSVSVPPASAEKHHKYEFFKVVQGYLDEAAGVIGLPEYIQTILSQPKNEIIINFPVKMDDGTIRLFKGYRVQHNNLLGPYKGGIRYHESVSLDDVKALAAMMTWKCALMNLPLGGGKGGVKFDPNKVSREELQRITRRFFHALGSNIGPDTDIPAPDVGTDAKAMAWAMDTYMNTVGSLFRQSVKGVVTGKPVAVGGTLGREKATGQGLVYCIQEWAEERDFQLGGATLIVQGFGNVGSFTSLILSRLGASTIAVGDHTGYLYNPEGFNPHKLQDWVKKNRSIAGYPAGKSISREEFFKIKADILIPAALENQIGIEEAKNLQVKLVAEGANGPCSPEGEKILIERGIDILPDVLANAGGVTVSYYEWVQNKRSEHWTLEEVDERLEKAMQRAYREVVELARQKKCSMRVAAYAVALQRIASAYGERDIFP; from the coding sequence ATGGATAACCAGCCGACGGTGAACACTGCCGGGTCCGTGAGCGTGCCGCCAGCCTCTGCCGAGAAGCACCACAAGTACGAGTTCTTCAAGGTCGTACAGGGTTATCTCGACGAGGCCGCCGGCGTCATCGGGTTGCCCGAGTACATCCAGACGATCCTGAGCCAGCCGAAGAACGAGATCATCATCAACTTCCCGGTGAAGATGGATGATGGGACGATCCGGCTCTTCAAGGGCTACCGCGTCCAGCACAATAACCTGCTCGGCCCGTACAAGGGCGGCATTCGTTATCACGAGAGCGTCTCGCTCGACGACGTCAAGGCGCTCGCGGCGATGATGACCTGGAAGTGCGCGCTCATGAACCTGCCGCTCGGCGGCGGCAAGGGCGGCGTCAAGTTCGATCCGAACAAGGTCTCGCGCGAGGAGCTGCAGCGGATCACGCGCCGGTTCTTCCATGCGCTCGGCTCGAACATCGGCCCGGACACGGACATCCCGGCGCCGGACGTCGGCACGGACGCGAAGGCCATGGCGTGGGCCATGGACACGTACATGAACACCGTCGGCAGCCTGTTCCGGCAGTCGGTCAAGGGCGTCGTGACGGGCAAGCCGGTCGCCGTCGGCGGCACGCTCGGCCGCGAGAAGGCCACGGGCCAGGGCCTCGTCTACTGCATCCAGGAGTGGGCCGAGGAGCGCGACTTCCAGCTCGGCGGCGCGACCTTGATCGTGCAGGGCTTCGGCAACGTCGGTTCGTTCACCTCGCTCATCCTGTCGCGGCTCGGCGCCTCGACGATCGCGGTGGGTGATCACACGGGCTACCTCTACAACCCCGAGGGCTTCAACCCGCACAAGCTGCAGGACTGGGTCAAGAAGAACCGCTCGATCGCGGGCTACCCGGCGGGCAAGTCGATCAGCCGCGAGGAGTTCTTCAAGATCAAGGCCGACATCCTCATCCCCGCCGCGCTGGAGAACCAGATCGGCATCGAGGAGGCGAAGAACCTGCAGGTCAAGCTCGTGGCCGAGGGCGCGAACGGCCCTTGCTCGCCCGAGGGCGAGAAGATCCTCATCGAGCGCGGCATCGACATCCTGCCCGACGTGCTCGCGAACGCCGGCGGCGTGACCGTCAGCTACTACGAGTGGGTGCAGAACAAGCGCTCCGAGCACTGGACGCTCGAGGAGGTCGACGAGCGCCTCGAGAAGGCCATGCAGCGCGCCTACCGCGAGGTCGTCGAGCTCGCGCGGCAGAAGAAGTGCTCGATGCGCGTCGCCGCCTACGCCGTCGCGCTCCAGCGTATCGCCTCGGCCTACGGCGAGCGCGACATCTTCCCCTGA
- a CDS encoding phosphatidate cytidylyltransferase, protein MARSNLAMRLLSALIAIPLLLALLYLGPAWGWALFLALALAVGAIELFGMTHPLDRASRILGVLLSLGVMATLWFFTTNAAALVALAFLLPTAALFITLARLGSIETAALRAMAMGFGPLYLGGGLGSLALLRRDGLDSGPGFVLLALVLSWFSDTGAYFAGRFLGKHKLYEAVSPKKTVEGALGGLAAAVLGAVAGHYVYLKSLPLTHAIVLGLVAGGLGQAGDLAESMIKRSAGVKDSGGIVPGHGGILDRVDALMVTGTFTYIYVLFFWPRP, encoded by the coding sequence GTGGCCCGTAGCAACCTCGCGATGCGCCTGCTCTCGGCGCTCATCGCCATCCCCCTCCTCCTCGCGCTGCTCTACCTCGGCCCTGCGTGGGGCTGGGCGCTCTTCCTCGCGCTCGCGCTCGCCGTGGGCGCCATCGAGCTGTTCGGCATGACGCACCCGCTGGATCGCGCCTCGCGGATCCTCGGCGTCCTCCTGTCGCTCGGCGTGATGGCGACGCTCTGGTTCTTCACGACGAACGCGGCTGCGCTCGTCGCCCTGGCCTTCCTCCTGCCGACGGCCGCGCTCTTCATCACGCTCGCGCGGCTCGGCTCGATCGAGACGGCGGCGCTCCGGGCGATGGCGATGGGGTTTGGCCCGCTCTACCTCGGCGGCGGGCTCGGCTCGCTCGCGCTCTTGCGGCGTGACGGGCTCGACTCGGGCCCTGGCTTCGTGCTGCTCGCGCTCGTGCTCTCGTGGTTCAGCGACACGGGCGCGTACTTCGCGGGCCGGTTCCTGGGCAAACACAAGCTCTACGAGGCGGTCAGCCCCAAGAAGACGGTCGAAGGCGCGCTGGGCGGGCTCGCCGCGGCCGTGCTCGGGGCCGTCGCGGGGCACTACGTCTACCTGAAGAGCTTGCCGCTCACGCACGCCATCGTGCTCGGCCTCGTGGCGGGTGGGCTCGGCCAGGCGGGGGACCTCGCCGAGTCGATGATCAAGCGCTCGGCCGGCGTCAAGGACTCCGGCGGCATCGTCCCGGGCCACGGCGGCATCCTCGATCGTGTCGACGCGCTCATGGTGACGGGGACGTTCACGTACATCTACGTCCTCTTCTTCTGGCCGCGCCCGTGA